A region from the Algoriphagus machipongonensis genome encodes:
- a CDS encoding nucleotide exchange factor GrpE yields the protein MKNKEQVDKELDQAEEQLVKETQEAQENEEAKAESNEENVSAVDKLEAENAELKNKYLRLYSDFENFRKRTSKERLDLITNASEEVLRELIPVVDDFERAFKVNETEEDASKIREGNQLIFHKLLKILENKGLKVMDDLVGKPFDADTQEAISQIPAPNEEMKGKVIDVVEKGYTLGDKVVRFAKVVTGA from the coding sequence ATGAAAAATAAAGAACAAGTGGATAAGGAACTAGATCAAGCAGAGGAGCAGCTAGTAAAAGAAACACAAGAAGCACAGGAAAACGAAGAAGCGAAAGCTGAATCGAATGAAGAAAATGTTTCGGCAGTAGATAAACTTGAAGCTGAAAATGCTGAGTTGAAGAATAAGTATTTGAGGTTGTATTCTGATTTTGAAAACTTCAGAAAAAGAACTTCAAAAGAGAGGTTGGATTTAATCACCAACGCTTCTGAGGAAGTTTTAAGAGAACTTATTCCTGTGGTAGATGATTTTGAGCGTGCTTTTAAAGTGAATGAAACGGAAGAAGATGCTTCTAAGATCAGAGAAGGTAACCAATTGATCTTTCATAAATTGCTTAAAATCCTTGAGAATAAAGGACTTAAAGTGATGGATGATTTAGTAGGAAAGCCTTTTGATGCAGATACTCAAGAGGCAATTTCTCAAATTCCTGCTCCAAATGAGGAAATGAAGGGAAAGGTAATCGATGTAGTAGAAAAAGGTTATACACTAGGAGACAAAGTAGTACGCTTTGCGAAAGTGGTAACGGGAGCTTAA
- a CDS encoding zinc-binding metallopeptidase family protein, with the protein MKILNDLLALTGVSGDEANTAKFINDYVEKRKNSWKVLPKIYSGEKFHDCILLKFGNPDIAVFAHIDTIGFMSRYYNQLIPVGGPEVIPGTKIIGEDSLGEIRCQVQGDEEGIYHDFPRGVDTGTYFSFEQNVRIDEDFIQAAYLDNRIGVYNALKQCETIENGWIVFSTYEEHGGGSMPFLLRFIQETAPITKALVSDITWITDGVKHHEGVVISIRDRLIPRRSFLNRVLDLAKESEIPFQLEVEESGGSDGREIQFSPYAIDWCFIGAAEGNVHSPDEKVSLSDIDSMISLYNYLLANL; encoded by the coding sequence ATGAAAATATTAAATGATTTGCTAGCATTAACTGGAGTCTCCGGTGATGAAGCAAATACAGCTAAATTTATTAACGATTATGTTGAAAAACGAAAGAATAGTTGGAAAGTTTTACCAAAAATTTATTCCGGGGAAAAATTTCATGACTGTATCCTACTAAAATTTGGAAATCCTGACATTGCAGTATTTGCCCATATAGACACAATTGGCTTTATGTCAAGGTATTATAATCAGTTGATCCCCGTGGGTGGTCCTGAGGTTATTCCAGGGACTAAAATTATCGGAGAAGATAGTCTAGGAGAAATAAGATGTCAGGTCCAAGGGGATGAAGAGGGTATTTATCATGATTTTCCTCGAGGAGTAGATACTGGGACCTATTTTTCCTTTGAGCAGAACGTTAGAATAGATGAAGATTTTATCCAAGCAGCCTACCTGGATAATAGAATTGGAGTATATAATGCCTTAAAGCAATGTGAAACAATTGAAAATGGTTGGATAGTTTTTTCCACCTATGAGGAGCATGGAGGAGGGAGCATGCCTTTCCTTTTGAGATTTATCCAAGAAACAGCACCCATAACCAAGGCTTTGGTTTCTGATATTACTTGGATTACAGATGGGGTGAAGCACCATGAAGGGGTTGTAATTTCAATTAGAGATAGATTGATTCCTAGAAGGAGCTTTTTAAATAGAGTTTTAGATTTGGCTAAGGAGAGTGAAATTCCTTTTCAATTAGAAGTAGAAGAGTCAGGGGGGAGTGATGGACGTGAAATCCAATTTTCACCCTATGCAATTGATTGGTGTTTTATAGGTGCTGCAGAAGGTAACGTTCACTCTCCAGATGAAAAAGTGTCATTATCGGACATTGATTCGATGATAAGTTTATATAATTACCTACTCGCAAATCTTTAA
- a CDS encoding ABC transporter permease — protein sequence MDKIWLVIKREYLARVKKKSFLLATLLTPLIFPAIMGVFVWIALEDDTSQGLRIIEVVDKNKMFFLESSEQYAFSFSDSNVNEAKQKVMDGDRYGFLLIPEFDLKDPKGIVFYGEENPSMNLINYLENNLKKKIEEQRLYESGIDPKIINEVRTKVGIRSITLGDEGEETVNDATVNYALGFLTGILIYIFIFVYGNQIMQGVIEEKSSRIVEILVSSLKPFQLMLGKIVGIGAVGLTQFLIWVALIGTLSTVVMGYLGMQMPQQTAMELANPELAGSIPPTSDFAEIMQVISGIDFVGLVLCFLFYFLGGYLLYGALFAAIGSAVEAPSEAQQFMFPVTIPLIAAYMGLFVFVLNDPNSSASFWLSVVPLTSPIAMMGRVSYGVPWTELALSMSLLIAGFLFTTWMAGKIYRIGILMHGTKPSYKTLWKWIRMNN from the coding sequence ATGGATAAAATCTGGCTTGTGATAAAGCGGGAATATCTCGCTCGTGTGAAGAAGAAATCTTTTTTGCTGGCCACCTTATTGACGCCATTGATCTTTCCGGCGATCATGGGAGTCTTTGTTTGGATTGCCTTGGAGGATGATACCAGTCAAGGGCTTCGCATTATCGAAGTGGTGGACAAAAACAAAATGTTTTTTCTAGAAAGTTCCGAGCAATATGCTTTTTCATTTTCCGACTCCAATGTGAATGAAGCCAAACAGAAAGTAATGGATGGAGACCGGTATGGGTTTTTGCTCATTCCTGAATTTGACCTTAAAGACCCGAAAGGGATTGTTTTCTATGGGGAGGAAAATCCCAGTATGAATTTGATTAACTACCTCGAAAATAACCTAAAAAAGAAGATAGAGGAGCAACGGTTGTATGAAAGTGGTATTGACCCTAAAATAATCAATGAAGTCAGAACAAAAGTGGGAATTCGCTCTATTACTCTTGGTGATGAAGGGGAAGAAACTGTCAATGATGCCACGGTAAACTATGCTTTAGGCTTCTTGACAGGCATCTTGATCTATATCTTTATTTTTGTTTACGGCAATCAAATCATGCAAGGGGTGATTGAAGAAAAATCCAGCCGAATTGTAGAAATTCTGGTTTCTTCATTAAAACCTTTTCAATTGATGCTTGGTAAAATTGTTGGTATTGGAGCAGTTGGGTTAACACAGTTTCTAATCTGGGTGGCATTAATAGGGACGCTATCTACAGTGGTAATGGGCTATCTGGGAATGCAGATGCCTCAGCAAACAGCAATGGAATTAGCAAATCCTGAACTGGCAGGAAGTATACCTCCAACAAGTGATTTTGCAGAGATCATGCAGGTGATTTCAGGGATAGATTTCGTGGGCTTAGTTCTGTGCTTCCTTTTCTATTTCTTGGGAGGGTATTTACTCTATGGAGCATTGTTTGCTGCAATAGGATCTGCAGTGGAAGCTCCTTCAGAAGCCCAGCAATTTATGTTTCCAGTAACAATTCCGCTCATAGCGGCATACATGGGCTTATTTGTCTTTGTCCTAAATGACCCTAACAGTTCAGCTTCATTCTGGCTTTCCGTGGTGCCATTGACCTCTCCAATCGCAATGATGGGTAGAGTCAGTTATGGAGTGCCTTGGACAGAGCTTGCACTTTCCATGTCATTATTAATTGCTGGGTTTTTATTTACAACCTGGATGGCTGGGAAAATATACCGAATTGGGATATTGATGCATGGAACCAAGCCTTCTTATAAAACGCTTTGGAAGTGGATCAGAATGAATAATTAG
- the hpt gene encoding hypoxanthine phosphoribosyltransferase — translation MSVQLKDKNFKPFINRKQIQERISQIGAEISQKYKGEDLLLIGVLNGSFIFMADLCRAIDLPLECSFVKISSYQGTESTGKVKTLIGLGENLTGKNILIVEDIVDTGISMNHMLEQISDYNPANISIVTLLYKPEAFQFNYAIDYVCFEIPNKFVVGYGLDYDSLGRNLPEIYQHDTP, via the coding sequence ATGTCTGTTCAGTTAAAGGATAAAAATTTCAAACCCTTTATCAATCGAAAACAAATTCAGGAGAGAATTTCTCAAATTGGGGCTGAAATATCTCAGAAGTATAAAGGTGAAGACCTTCTATTAATAGGTGTATTAAATGGTTCATTTATTTTTATGGCAGATCTTTGCCGTGCAATTGACCTCCCTTTAGAATGCTCATTTGTTAAGATTAGCTCTTATCAAGGGACAGAAAGCACTGGAAAAGTAAAAACTTTGATTGGGTTGGGAGAAAATTTAACAGGTAAAAATATTCTAATTGTGGAAGATATAGTTGATACCGGAATCAGCATGAATCACATGCTAGAGCAGATTTCTGACTATAATCCAGCAAATATTTCTATCGTTACCCTTCTCTATAAACCTGAGGCTTTTCAGTTTAATTATGCAATTGATTATGTGTGTTTTGAAATTCCCAATAAATTTGTCGTCGGCTACGGCCTTGATTATGATAGTTTGGGTAGAAATCTGCCGGAGATCTATCAGCATGATACTCCTTAA
- a CDS encoding OmpA family protein, with amino-acid sequence MKKLILSTLMAGALAISANAQKEFDKFSLEINGGVNKPMAPLTPGYLSPTANFGHIDFGARYMFNEKFGMKLDYGFGSMSEVDGESPTFDTKYYRLNLQGVMNAGRVLNFESFTRSVGLLVHGGAGIGNVNPEENLYSDFTDDVYNFIVGFTPQLKLGKSIALVGDISAIINGRQTVTWDGATALRPDLGNGYYGANSVWWTGTLGLQFYLGSAEEHADWYIAADKYATKEELASQINGIKDMLKDSDGDGVPDYLDKEPNTPAGARVNSQGTTMDSDGDGTPDHMDECPFLPGPASTNGCPVEEVVEQVDFLQKAINDGYINVYYAFDSDKPLGYSTSAANYVANFMKKNPGVNVEVKGYADELGPEDYNMKLSERRAKAVYDLLIASGVDGSRLSYKGYGEDTSVDKSSADARQMARRASFEVK; translated from the coding sequence ATGAAAAAACTAATACTCTCAACACTAATGGCTGGTGCCTTGGCAATCAGCGCAAATGCCCAGAAGGAATTTGATAAATTCTCTTTGGAAATCAACGGAGGTGTCAACAAACCAATGGCCCCTTTAACTCCTGGTTACCTTTCACCAACTGCTAACTTTGGTCATATTGATTTCGGTGCACGTTACATGTTCAACGAAAAGTTCGGTATGAAGCTCGATTATGGATTTGGTTCCATGAGTGAAGTAGATGGCGAATCTCCTACATTCGACACAAAATATTACAGACTGAACCTTCAGGGTGTAATGAATGCTGGACGAGTTTTAAACTTTGAATCTTTCACTAGATCAGTTGGACTTTTAGTTCACGGTGGTGCAGGTATTGGAAACGTTAATCCAGAAGAAAATCTTTATAGTGACTTTACTGATGATGTTTATAATTTCATCGTTGGTTTCACTCCACAATTAAAACTTGGTAAGAGCATAGCTTTAGTAGGTGATATCTCTGCTATCATTAACGGTCGTCAGACTGTAACTTGGGATGGTGCTACTGCACTTAGACCAGATCTTGGTAACGGATATTACGGAGCGAATAGTGTATGGTGGACTGGTACTTTAGGACTTCAGTTCTACTTAGGTTCTGCTGAAGAGCACGCTGACTGGTATATTGCTGCTGACAAGTATGCTACTAAAGAAGAGTTAGCTTCTCAGATCAATGGTATCAAAGATATGTTGAAAGATTCTGACGGTGACGGTGTACCTGATTACTTAGATAAAGAGCCAAACACTCCAGCTGGAGCAAGAGTTAACTCTCAAGGTACTACTATGGACTCCGACGGTGACGGTACTCCTGATCACATGGACGAATGCCCATTCCTTCCTGGCCCAGCATCTACTAATGGATGTCCAGTTGAGGAAGTTGTAGAACAAGTTGACTTCTTACAGAAAGCAATCAATGACGGTTACATCAACGTATACTATGCATTTGATAGCGATAAGCCACTAGGTTACTCTACAAGTGCTGCAAATTATGTAGCTAACTTCATGAAGAAGAACCCAGGTGTAAATGTAGAAGTTAAAGGTTATGCGGATGAATTAGGTCCAGAAGATTATAACATGAAACTTTCTGAAAGAAGAGCGAAAGCTGTTTATGATCTATTGATCGCTTCAGGTGTAGACGGATCAAGACTTTCTTACAAAGGTTACGGAGAAGATACTAGTGTAGATAAGTCTTCTGCTGACGCAAGACAAATGGCAAGAAGAGCAAGTTTCGAAGTAAAATAA
- a CDS encoding ABC transporter ATP-binding protein, translating into MLQINNLNKTYGSNKALTDVNLFVPKGVIFGLLGPNGAGKTTLIRIINQIIEGDSGEILIEDVPLNPSHISKIGYLPEERGLYKKMKVWDQLLYFARLKGLSQQDAKDKIKFWLEKMDIASWKEKKIEDLSKGMAQKVQFISTIIHEPPLLILDEPFSGFDPVNAELIKNEILELKTKGTTVILSTHRMESVELLCDQVAMINRSKKILDGTIKEVKKSFRPEVYSISLSDPKKLIPQEWTAKEEDGVHHFTLPLSGKSPNELLSELMQYGQVRVFQEMTPSMEEIFIHQVKATENG; encoded by the coding sequence ATGCTTCAAATAAATAACCTCAATAAAACTTACGGTTCGAATAAAGCGCTTACAGATGTAAATCTGTTTGTTCCGAAAGGCGTCATTTTTGGTTTGTTAGGTCCCAATGGTGCCGGAAAAACCACCTTGATACGAATCATTAACCAAATTATCGAGGGAGATTCAGGAGAGATTTTAATCGAGGATGTTCCTTTAAATCCATCTCATATTTCTAAAATAGGTTATCTCCCAGAAGAAAGAGGACTTTACAAGAAAATGAAAGTCTGGGATCAGCTATTGTATTTTGCCAGATTAAAAGGTTTGTCCCAGCAAGATGCCAAAGACAAAATAAAATTCTGGCTTGAGAAAATGGATATTGCTTCCTGGAAGGAAAAGAAGATAGAAGATCTCTCCAAAGGAATGGCTCAGAAAGTACAGTTTATTTCCACCATTATTCATGAGCCACCTTTACTTATTTTAGATGAGCCTTTTTCAGGTTTTGATCCGGTAAATGCGGAGTTGATCAAAAACGAAATTCTAGAACTGAAGACAAAAGGGACTACTGTCATCCTCAGTACCCACCGAATGGAGTCTGTGGAGTTGCTTTGTGATCAAGTAGCGATGATTAACCGTTCTAAGAAGATTCTAGACGGCACGATAAAAGAAGTGAAGAAAAGCTTTAGACCTGAGGTTTATAGCATTTCACTTTCGGATCCTAAAAAATTAATACCCCAGGAATGGACCGCTAAAGAAGAGGATGGTGTCCATCACTTTACCTTGCCGCTCAGTGGGAAATCTCCCAATGAACTTTTATCTGAATTAATGCAATATGGACAAGTTCGGGTGTTTCAGGAAATGACACCCAGTATGGAGGAAATTTTTATTCATCAGGTAAAAGCAACAGAAAATGGATAA
- the obgE gene encoding GTPase ObgE, with protein sequence MADSNFIDYVKFCSRSGAGGAGSLHFRREKHVPKGGPDGGDGGRGGHIILRGNAQHWTLLHLKYKKHVIAESGKGGEGGRRKGADGKDIILDVPLGTVAKDAETGEKRCEITEDGQEVILTKGGRGGLGNDHFKTSTNQAPHYSQPGEEGIEEWIILELKLLADVGLVGFPNAGKSTLLSSISAAKPEIGDYPFTTLVPNLGVVGYRDDKSFVMADIPGIIEGASEGKGLGIRFLRHIERNSILLFMVPVDAPSIQEQYQILLGELEKYNPELLDKQRILAVSKSDMLDEELMGEMKSDLPEGVPYVFISSVSQFNLDKLKDLIWQAIHQS encoded by the coding sequence ATGGCTGATTCTAATTTCATTGATTACGTAAAATTTTGTTCACGATCCGGAGCAGGAGGTGCAGGTTCTTTGCATTTCCGCAGGGAAAAGCATGTTCCTAAAGGAGGCCCAGATGGAGGTGACGGTGGACGCGGTGGTCATATTATATTAAGAGGAAATGCACAGCACTGGACACTTCTTCATTTAAAATATAAAAAACATGTCATTGCTGAATCAGGAAAAGGTGGAGAAGGTGGTCGAAGGAAAGGAGCAGATGGGAAGGATATTATTTTAGATGTTCCTTTGGGTACAGTGGCCAAAGATGCAGAAACCGGTGAAAAGAGATGTGAAATCACAGAAGACGGTCAAGAAGTTATCCTGACCAAAGGAGGTAGAGGAGGTCTTGGAAATGATCATTTCAAAACTTCCACCAATCAAGCCCCACATTACTCCCAACCCGGAGAAGAAGGGATTGAGGAATGGATTATTCTTGAATTAAAATTACTTGCCGACGTAGGATTAGTAGGTTTTCCAAATGCAGGAAAGAGTACTTTGCTTTCTTCTATTTCAGCAGCCAAGCCTGAGATAGGAGATTACCCTTTTACTACGCTCGTTCCAAATTTGGGTGTGGTTGGTTATCGAGATGATAAATCATTCGTGATGGCGGATATCCCAGGAATCATTGAAGGAGCATCGGAAGGGAAAGGACTTGGGATTAGATTTTTGAGGCATATAGAAAGGAATTCTATCCTATTATTTATGGTGCCTGTAGATGCTCCAAGTATCCAGGAGCAATACCAGATATTGTTAGGTGAATTGGAAAAGTATAATCCTGAACTTTTGGATAAGCAAAGAATACTGGCTGTCTCAAAATCAGATATGCTGGACGAGGAGCTCATGGGTGAAATGAAGTCAGATTTACCGGAAGGCGTCCCTTACGTTTTCATTTCTTCTGTCAGTCAATTTAACCTAGATAAGTTGAAAGATCTGATTTGGCAGGCAATTCACCAGTCTTAA
- the dnaJ gene encoding molecular chaperone DnaJ → MAKRDYYEVLGVSKSASPEEIKKAYRKLAIKYHPDKNPDNPEAEDKFKEAAEAYEVLSNQEKRQRYDQFGHQGVSGNGGYGGGGMNMDDIFSQFGDIFGGGGFGSFFSGGAGGGGRRTKKGTNLRVKLKLNLAEIANGVEKKIKVKRHVVAQGVTFKSCSTCQGSGQIKKVVNTMLGQMVSASTCGVCGGSGQIVDKKPADADSRGLIVKEEVISINIPGGVAEGMQLSMSGKGNEIPGGIAGDLLIVIEEVEDQILQRDGNNVIYDLYVSFIDAALGASVEVPTIEGKVKIKIDAGTQSGKMLRLKGKGIKDINGYSRGDQLIMVNVWTPTHLSKEEKQSLESLKDSENFRPDPGKSDKTFFDKMKEFF, encoded by the coding sequence ATGGCAAAAAGAGATTATTACGAAGTATTAGGTGTGTCTAAGTCGGCCTCTCCGGAGGAGATCAAAAAAGCATACCGTAAACTGGCAATAAAGTATCACCCAGATAAAAATCCTGACAATCCTGAGGCAGAGGATAAATTCAAGGAAGCTGCGGAAGCCTACGAAGTCCTAAGTAACCAGGAAAAGCGTCAGCGCTATGATCAATTTGGTCATCAGGGCGTTTCTGGAAACGGTGGCTACGGAGGTGGAGGTATGAATATGGATGATATCTTCTCTCAATTTGGTGATATTTTCGGTGGAGGAGGATTTGGTTCTTTCTTCAGTGGAGGAGCTGGTGGCGGAGGTCGCCGAACCAAAAAAGGAACAAACCTTCGCGTCAAGCTTAAACTCAACCTTGCAGAAATTGCAAATGGAGTTGAGAAAAAAATAAAGGTTAAAAGACATGTCGTTGCTCAAGGGGTGACATTTAAATCATGTTCTACTTGTCAAGGAAGCGGTCAGATCAAAAAGGTAGTCAATACGATGCTTGGTCAGATGGTTTCAGCAAGTACCTGTGGAGTTTGTGGTGGTAGTGGTCAAATAGTTGACAAAAAGCCAGCAGATGCAGATTCCAGAGGTTTGATCGTAAAAGAGGAGGTGATCTCTATCAACATTCCTGGAGGAGTAGCTGAAGGCATGCAGTTGAGTATGTCCGGAAAAGGAAATGAAATTCCAGGAGGAATAGCCGGAGACCTTTTGATCGTCATCGAGGAGGTAGAAGATCAAATTTTACAAAGAGATGGCAATAATGTCATTTATGATCTTTACGTTTCATTCATCGATGCAGCTTTGGGTGCTTCTGTAGAAGTTCCTACGATCGAGGGAAAAGTAAAAATTAAAATTGATGCTGGAACCCAAAGTGGTAAAATGCTTCGATTGAAAGGAAAAGGGATCAAAGATATCAATGGCTACAGCCGCGGTGATCAACTGATCATGGTGAACGTGTGGACACCAACACATTTGAGTAAGGAAGAAAAACAATCTTTGGAAAGTCTGAAAGATTCAGAAAATTTCAGGCCTGACCCAGGGAAATCGGATAAAACCTTTTTCGATAAGATGAAGGAGTTCTTTTAA
- a CDS encoding OmpA family protein: MKKTLLALAFFSLGITTYAQSDFNKWSLEAGYGFNKSMGPLTQGYYSPTLNLGHGELGLRYMLNSKYGVKGKFGFGSFSEVKDKSPEFNSNYINVSFEGVVNLARVLNFESFSNKLGLLGYFGPGFGYLKQDTRPIGDFDPDYVYSINTGVSLLYKLSDRISLTGNTSLIVNGRQRYTFDGNDFISPGRPDAPEIPYVHATGTWWSGTIGLNVYLGKADEHADWFIEEDKYVTKDELAMQINGIKDMLKDSDGDGIPDYLDKEANTPVGARVNTSGQTLDSDGDGTPDHLDECPFVPGPASSKGCPIKETVQQVDYFKEAINEGYVNVYYAFDSSKPLAYSASAADYVANFLKKNPGVSVEIKGYADELGSEDYNIQLSEKRAKAVYDLLIATGIDASRLSFKGYGEDTSVDKSSADARQMARRVSFEVK; this comes from the coding sequence ATGAAAAAAACTCTGCTGGCTTTAGCTTTCTTTAGCCTGGGTATCACCACATACGCCCAATCAGATTTCAACAAATGGTCCTTAGAAGCTGGATATGGCTTCAACAAATCAATGGGTCCTTTGACGCAAGGTTATTACAGTCCCACGCTAAATTTAGGTCATGGGGAACTGGGCCTTCGTTATATGCTAAATAGTAAGTATGGAGTGAAAGGAAAATTTGGTTTTGGCTCATTTTCAGAAGTCAAAGACAAAAGCCCTGAATTTAATTCCAACTATATCAACGTAAGTTTCGAGGGAGTTGTCAATCTGGCAAGGGTTTTAAATTTTGAATCATTCTCCAATAAATTAGGTCTATTAGGCTATTTTGGACCTGGATTTGGATATTTGAAACAAGACACACGCCCTATTGGAGACTTTGACCCAGATTATGTTTATTCCATTAATACAGGAGTTTCCTTACTATATAAATTGTCGGATAGAATATCATTGACAGGTAACACTTCACTAATAGTCAATGGTAGACAGCGCTACACCTTTGACGGTAATGACTTTATATCTCCTGGAAGGCCTGATGCTCCTGAGATTCCATACGTTCACGCGACAGGCACATGGTGGTCTGGAACAATAGGCTTAAATGTTTATCTAGGAAAAGCTGATGAGCATGCCGATTGGTTTATTGAAGAAGATAAATATGTAACCAAAGATGAACTTGCCATGCAAATCAATGGGATTAAAGATATGTTGAAAGACAGTGATGGAGACGGAATTCCTGATTACTTAGATAAAGAGGCAAATACTCCTGTGGGAGCAAGAGTTAATACTTCTGGTCAAACTCTTGATTCAGATGGTGATGGGACCCCAGATCATTTAGATGAATGTCCTTTCGTACCTGGTCCAGCATCATCAAAGGGTTGTCCAATAAAAGAAACTGTTCAGCAGGTTGATTACTTCAAGGAAGCCATCAATGAGGGCTATGTCAATGTTTATTATGCTTTTGATAGCTCTAAGCCTCTGGCTTATTCCGCTAGCGCAGCTGATTATGTTGCCAACTTCCTGAAAAAGAACCCGGGAGTATCAGTTGAAATAAAAGGATACGCAGATGAGCTAGGGTCAGAAGATTATAATATCCAACTTTCAGAAAAAAGAGCCAAAGCGGTTTATGACCTTCTAATTGCTACAGGAATTGATGCCTCGAGATTAAGTTTTAAAGG
- a CDS encoding adenylate kinase — protein MYNIVLFGPPGAGKGTQSEKLIQKYGLTHLSTGDLFRKHLGEGTELGLLAKKYMNEGHLVPDEVVIKMVEEKISETKDSKGFIFDGFPRTTAQAEALDKMLSHHDLVISGMIALDVPQDVLRERIKERGKTSNRADDQDDEKINTRIQVYMNETLPVAGYYEQQGKFQKINGVGEIDEIFNQITSVIDSY, from the coding sequence ATGTATAACATCGTATTATTTGGCCCTCCGGGTGCGGGCAAAGGCACCCAAAGTGAAAAATTAATTCAGAAATATGGATTGACCCATTTATCAACAGGGGATTTGTTCAGGAAACATTTGGGAGAAGGCACTGAGTTGGGGCTGCTTGCAAAGAAATACATGAACGAAGGTCATCTTGTGCCAGATGAAGTGGTGATTAAGATGGTGGAGGAGAAAATCAGCGAAACGAAAGATTCTAAAGGGTTCATTTTTGATGGGTTTCCTAGGACCACCGCTCAAGCTGAGGCTTTGGATAAGATGTTGTCGCACCATGATCTGGTTATTTCTGGTATGATCGCCTTGGATGTCCCACAGGATGTTTTGAGAGAACGTATCAAGGAAAGAGGAAAGACTTCGAATAGAGCCGATGATCAGGACGATGAGAAAATTAATACTCGAATTCAGGTTTATATGAATGAGACTTTACCAGTGGCTGGATACTATGAGCAGCAAGGTAAGTTTCAAAAAATCAATGGAGTAGGTGAGATCGATGAGATTTTTAATCAGATCACTTCGGTAATTGATAGCTACTGA